From a region of the Zingiber officinale cultivar Zhangliang chromosome 10B, Zo_v1.1, whole genome shotgun sequence genome:
- the LOC122029302 gene encoding probable ribosomal RNA small subunit methyltransferase B isoform X2, which produces MEGASVSPLCSHFLSSALSKTPCPQKAHPPFSGPFHGSIPIARISTYFPVGSPGPRKKNTDNTVNTEISPHRAVSAVRLLRIDQGGAFADLLNEKGRNSAKNEMGYVERTLGFRTRDLDDRDIRLVTEIVGGTVRWRRYLDHLIMSLCKEEGMFRSMEPLLLQVLRIGFYEIIKLEMPPYAVVDENVKLAKRALRPGAGNLVNGILRKLLSLKDTDSLPLPKVVGDDRSQARALAIIHSHPVVPFELSTYLKDFVRLQTGMQTVIQSGLLKEGICSVQDESAGLVVSVVDPQPGDTIIDCCAAPGGKTLFMASRLRGQGMILAIDINKGRLRILKETSRLHNVHDVVTTTNADLRLYAEMHNIQFDKVLLDVPCSGLGVLSKRADLRWNRRFEDFEQLKNLQDELLNAASMLVKPGGVLVYSTCSIDHHENEGRVAAFLLRHPEFAVNSVDGYVPPEFVSEEGYYFSNPVKHCIDGSFATRLVKSSSYTS; this is translated from the exons ATGGAGGGAGCTTCAGTTTCCCCTTTATGCTCCCACTTCCTCTCTTCTGCTCTTTCTAAGACCCCCTGCCCTCAAAAGGCTCATCCTCCCTTCTCTGGCCCTTTTCACGGATCAATTCCCATTGCTCGGATCTCCACCTACTTCCCAG TAGGTTCTCCGGGTCCAAGAAAGAAGAACACTGATAATACGGTTAATACTGAGATTTCGCCTCACCGAGCGG TATCTGCGGTGAGATTGTTGAGGATCGACCAGGGAGGGGCGTTTGCGGATTTGTTGAACGAGAAGGGGAGGAATTCAGCAAAGAATGAGATGGGTTACGTCGAGAGGACGCTTGGTTTTCGCACGAGAGATTTGGATGATAGAGATATTAGACTG GTGACTGAGATTGTTGGAGGAACTGTACGCTGGAGACGCTACCTTGACCATCTCATCATGTCTCTTTGCAAGGAGGAGGGCATGTTTAGAAGCATGGAGCCACTGCTTTTGCAA GTACTTCGAATTGGGTTTTATGAGATTATCAAGCTAGAAATGCCCCCATATGCTGTTGTTGATGAG AATGTCAAACTTGCAAAAAGGGCTTTAAGGCCTGGAGCAGGAAATTTGGTTAATGGAATTTTGCGGAAGCTGCTTTCACTGAAG GATACAGATTCGCTTCCCTTGCCAAAGGTAGTCGGTGATGATCGTTCACAAGCACGTGCTCTTGCCATTATACATTCCCACCCAGTG GTTCCATTTGAACTTTCAACATATTTAAAGGATTTTGTTCGACTTCAAACTGGGATGCAG ACTGTAATACAATCTGGACTACTAAAAGAAGGTATATGTTCAGTTCAGGATGAAAGCGCAG GTCTAGTTGTATCAGTTGTGGACCCGCAACCAGGAGATACCATCATTGATTGTTGCGCTGCCCCTGGTGGAAAGACACTCTTTATGGCATCACGTTTGAGAGGCCAAG GTATGATATTGGCAATAGACATAAACAAAGGGCGCTTAAGAATTCTTAAGGAAACATCCAGGTTACATAATGTCCATGATGTGGTGACTACAACCAATGCGGACCTTCGTTTATATGCC GAAATGCATAATATTCAGTTTGACAAAGTCTTGTTAGATGTTCCTTGCTCAGGACTGGGTGTCCTCTCCAAG CGGGCAGATTTGCGCTGGAATAGACGGTTTGAAGATTTTGAGCAATTGAAGAATTTGCAAGATGAGCTCCTCAATGCAGCTTCCAT GTTGGTAAAGCCCGGTGGTGTGCTTGTGTATAGTACTTGCTCCATTGATCATCATGAAAATGAGGGGAGGGTGGCAGCATTTCTTCTGAGGCATCCg GAATTTGCTGTCAATTCTGTAGATGGATACGTTCCCCCTGAGTTCGTTTCAGAGGAAGGCTATTATTTCTCAAACCCGGTGAAGCATTGTATCGATGGTTCCTTTGCAACTCGGTTGGTCAAATCCTCAAGTTATACAAGCTAA
- the LOC122029302 gene encoding probable ribosomal RNA small subunit methyltransferase B isoform X3, whose protein sequence is MEGASVSPLCSHFLSSALSKTPCPQKAHPPFSGPFHGSIPIARISTYFPVGSPGPRKKNTDNTVNTEISPHRAVSAVRLLRIDQGGAFADLLNEKGRNSAKNEMGYVERTLGFRTRDLDDRDIRLVTEIVGGTVRWRRYLDHLIMSLCKEEGMFRSMEPLLLQVLRIGFYEIIKLEMPPYAVVDENVKLAKRALRPGAGNLVNGILRKLLSLKDTDSLPLPKVVGDDRSQARALAIIHSHPVWMVRRWINLWGVEESVKLMNWNNSNPYFGLRVNTAKGYTRIDLANQLKSLKVPFELSTYLKDFVRLQTGMQTVIQSGLLKEGICSVQDESAGLVVSVVDPQPGDTIIDCCAAPGGKTLFMASRLRGQGMILAIDINKGRLRILKETSRLHNVHDVVTTTNADLRLYASSSKILVSNSCGGSKSVHKLCGSGNKECVH, encoded by the exons ATGGAGGGAGCTTCAGTTTCCCCTTTATGCTCCCACTTCCTCTCTTCTGCTCTTTCTAAGACCCCCTGCCCTCAAAAGGCTCATCCTCCCTTCTCTGGCCCTTTTCACGGATCAATTCCCATTGCTCGGATCTCCACCTACTTCCCAG TAGGTTCTCCGGGTCCAAGAAAGAAGAACACTGATAATACGGTTAATACTGAGATTTCGCCTCACCGAGCGG TATCTGCGGTGAGATTGTTGAGGATCGACCAGGGAGGGGCGTTTGCGGATTTGTTGAACGAGAAGGGGAGGAATTCAGCAAAGAATGAGATGGGTTACGTCGAGAGGACGCTTGGTTTTCGCACGAGAGATTTGGATGATAGAGATATTAGACTG GTGACTGAGATTGTTGGAGGAACTGTACGCTGGAGACGCTACCTTGACCATCTCATCATGTCTCTTTGCAAGGAGGAGGGCATGTTTAGAAGCATGGAGCCACTGCTTTTGCAA GTACTTCGAATTGGGTTTTATGAGATTATCAAGCTAGAAATGCCCCCATATGCTGTTGTTGATGAG AATGTCAAACTTGCAAAAAGGGCTTTAAGGCCTGGAGCAGGAAATTTGGTTAATGGAATTTTGCGGAAGCTGCTTTCACTGAAG GATACAGATTCGCTTCCCTTGCCAAAGGTAGTCGGTGATGATCGTTCACAAGCACGTGCTCTTGCCATTATACATTCCCACCCAGTG TGGATGGTGAGAAGATGGATAAACTTGTGGGGGGTCGAGGAATCTGTGAAACTAATGAATTGGAATAACAGTAATCCTTATTTTGGACTAAG GGTTAACACTGCCAAAGGTTACACAAGAATTGACCTTGCTAATCAATTGAAATCCTTGAAG GTTCCATTTGAACTTTCAACATATTTAAAGGATTTTGTTCGACTTCAAACTGGGATGCAG ACTGTAATACAATCTGGACTACTAAAAGAAGGTATATGTTCAGTTCAGGATGAAAGCGCAG GTCTAGTTGTATCAGTTGTGGACCCGCAACCAGGAGATACCATCATTGATTGTTGCGCTGCCCCTGGTGGAAAGACACTCTTTATGGCATCACGTTTGAGAGGCCAAG GTATGATATTGGCAATAGACATAAACAAAGGGCGCTTAAGAATTCTTAAGGAAACATCCAGGTTACATAATGTCCATGATGTGGTGACTACAACCAATGCGGACCTTCGTTTATATGCC AGCTCTTCTAAAATCCTTGTGAGCAATTCCTGTGGAGGAAGCAAGTCAGTGCACAAGCTGTGTGGTTCTGGCAATAAAGAATGTGTGCATTAG
- the LOC122029302 gene encoding probable ribosomal RNA small subunit methyltransferase B isoform X1, whose product MEGASVSPLCSHFLSSALSKTPCPQKAHPPFSGPFHGSIPIARISTYFPVGSPGPRKKNTDNTVNTEISPHRAVSAVRLLRIDQGGAFADLLNEKGRNSAKNEMGYVERTLGFRTRDLDDRDIRLVTEIVGGTVRWRRYLDHLIMSLCKEEGMFRSMEPLLLQVLRIGFYEIIKLEMPPYAVVDENVKLAKRALRPGAGNLVNGILRKLLSLKDTDSLPLPKVVGDDRSQARALAIIHSHPVWMVRRWINLWGVEESVKLMNWNNSNPYFGLRVNTAKGYTRIDLANQLKSLKVPFELSTYLKDFVRLQTGMQTVIQSGLLKEGICSVQDESAGLVVSVVDPQPGDTIIDCCAAPGGKTLFMASRLRGQGMILAIDINKGRLRILKETSRLHNVHDVVTTTNADLRLYAEMHNIQFDKVLLDVPCSGLGVLSKRADLRWNRRFEDFEQLKNLQDELLNAASMLVKPGGVLVYSTCSIDHHENEGRVAAFLLRHPEFAVNSVDGYVPPEFVSEEGYYFSNPVKHCIDGSFATRLVKSSSYTS is encoded by the exons ATGGAGGGAGCTTCAGTTTCCCCTTTATGCTCCCACTTCCTCTCTTCTGCTCTTTCTAAGACCCCCTGCCCTCAAAAGGCTCATCCTCCCTTCTCTGGCCCTTTTCACGGATCAATTCCCATTGCTCGGATCTCCACCTACTTCCCAG TAGGTTCTCCGGGTCCAAGAAAGAAGAACACTGATAATACGGTTAATACTGAGATTTCGCCTCACCGAGCGG TATCTGCGGTGAGATTGTTGAGGATCGACCAGGGAGGGGCGTTTGCGGATTTGTTGAACGAGAAGGGGAGGAATTCAGCAAAGAATGAGATGGGTTACGTCGAGAGGACGCTTGGTTTTCGCACGAGAGATTTGGATGATAGAGATATTAGACTG GTGACTGAGATTGTTGGAGGAACTGTACGCTGGAGACGCTACCTTGACCATCTCATCATGTCTCTTTGCAAGGAGGAGGGCATGTTTAGAAGCATGGAGCCACTGCTTTTGCAA GTACTTCGAATTGGGTTTTATGAGATTATCAAGCTAGAAATGCCCCCATATGCTGTTGTTGATGAG AATGTCAAACTTGCAAAAAGGGCTTTAAGGCCTGGAGCAGGAAATTTGGTTAATGGAATTTTGCGGAAGCTGCTTTCACTGAAG GATACAGATTCGCTTCCCTTGCCAAAGGTAGTCGGTGATGATCGTTCACAAGCACGTGCTCTTGCCATTATACATTCCCACCCAGTG TGGATGGTGAGAAGATGGATAAACTTGTGGGGGGTCGAGGAATCTGTGAAACTAATGAATTGGAATAACAGTAATCCTTATTTTGGACTAAG GGTTAACACTGCCAAAGGTTACACAAGAATTGACCTTGCTAATCAATTGAAATCCTTGAAG GTTCCATTTGAACTTTCAACATATTTAAAGGATTTTGTTCGACTTCAAACTGGGATGCAG ACTGTAATACAATCTGGACTACTAAAAGAAGGTATATGTTCAGTTCAGGATGAAAGCGCAG GTCTAGTTGTATCAGTTGTGGACCCGCAACCAGGAGATACCATCATTGATTGTTGCGCTGCCCCTGGTGGAAAGACACTCTTTATGGCATCACGTTTGAGAGGCCAAG GTATGATATTGGCAATAGACATAAACAAAGGGCGCTTAAGAATTCTTAAGGAAACATCCAGGTTACATAATGTCCATGATGTGGTGACTACAACCAATGCGGACCTTCGTTTATATGCC GAAATGCATAATATTCAGTTTGACAAAGTCTTGTTAGATGTTCCTTGCTCAGGACTGGGTGTCCTCTCCAAG CGGGCAGATTTGCGCTGGAATAGACGGTTTGAAGATTTTGAGCAATTGAAGAATTTGCAAGATGAGCTCCTCAATGCAGCTTCCAT GTTGGTAAAGCCCGGTGGTGTGCTTGTGTATAGTACTTGCTCCATTGATCATCATGAAAATGAGGGGAGGGTGGCAGCATTTCTTCTGAGGCATCCg GAATTTGCTGTCAATTCTGTAGATGGATACGTTCCCCCTGAGTTCGTTTCAGAGGAAGGCTATTATTTCTCAAACCCGGTGAAGCATTGTATCGATGGTTCCTTTGCAACTCGGTTGGTCAAATCCTCAAGTTATACAAGCTAA